The sequence ACTTTGGACCCTTCTTGCATTTATGCTAACTATCTTTGCAATGAAGGGAGTGGAGGAGGTACAACATAATAAAGTTGGCTTTTCGTTAATGAAACAAAAACCTGACTCTAACGAAGAGGACCAAGATTATATTACACCCAGTGCAACTGATGGCCAAGGAAGATTCGAATTTAAACATCCTCATCCTTTTAATCAAAAGTTGGGGTGTGTAATGTTTCCTTTTTAGGAAATGATGAATCTATATAGGTAAAAGAGGTGCACGCGATGGATATTTTCTTGGATTTGATTAAAGTTGTTTTTAGGATAGCTACTATTTTACCATTCATGCTTTTAATTGGCTTATTTATGGGGAAACGATCCATAGGGGAGTTACCCGTGTTTGATTTCTTAGTCATTCTTGTGCTCGGTTCAGTAGTAGGAGCGGACATTGCTGACCCTGAAATTAATCATATCCACACAGTAGTTGCAATGATCGGCATAGCAATCCTTCAGAAAATCATCATTCATCTAAAGTTAAAACATCGACGTGTAGGTAAGTTGTTAACGTTCGAACCAATTGTAGTGATATATAACGGCAAATTTATTATGGAAAATATGAAAAAAATTAGTTATTCAATTGATAATGTACTACAAATGCTTAGAGAGAAAAATGTATTTCATACGGAAGATGTAGAAATGGCAATCATTGAAGCGAATGGTAAAATGAGCTTGAAATTACATCCAAGTAAAGAATCAGTCTTACGTGAAGACTTATCCATTTACAAACAAGGTAAGAATTTTGAACTACCAGTCATTTTAGATGGAGAGATACAATATGATCTCTTGGGGTGGTTAGACAAGTCTGAGGAGTGGCTCATCCAACAACTTATAGCACTAGGTGAACCTAATCCAGAGCTATTGTTTTATGTTGGTTTTACGCAAAACCAGCAACTTATTATTTCCAAGAAACATCAACCTACTGATCAAATACCACCTATAGAGCATTAATGGAAGAACCCTTATGGTAAAATATCATAGGGGTTTTTGTAGGTTAATTACATATTGGATTCAATGTTACTCTGTGTTTATGGAACTATAGCCACAATATGTTGAAGACTTCGAGAAAGTCGCTCTGCCATCCGAAAGCTCGCTCCCTTAGCCAACTTAAAACCAAGCATTACATAAGTAATTTTAATCATTTTACATTTTATAAGATTAATAAATGCCTCATGTGGTATTAGTATTAATGGATATTTTACAAGGAGGTTGGAATAATGGAAACACATACAGAAGAACAAAAGGTCAATATGCCGCGTATCGGAGATGCTGCACCACAGTTTAGTGCTGCGACGAGTCAAGGTAATATTAATTTAGAAGATTACAAAGGTAAATGGGTCGTCTTGTTCTCTCATCCATCTGATTTCACTCCAGTTTGCACCACAGAATTTGTTGGATTTCAGGACATCTATCCCGAGCTAAAACAGTTAAACACAGAACTATTAGGTTTAAGTGTAGATAGTGTTCCTTCTCATATTGCGTGGATTCGAAGCATTGAGGAAAATTTTGATACAAAAATAGAATTTCCGGTTATCGCAGACTTAGATAAACAAGTTGCTATGAAATATGGAATGATTATGCCAGGTGAGAGCCAAGTTGAAACAAGTCGAGCTGTATTTGTTATTGATGATAAACAGAAAATACGCTCTATAATTTACTATCCTCTTACAACAGGAAGAAATATGCAGGAAATTCTTCGTTTGGTAAAAGCTCTACAAACGACAGATGAACATGGGGTTTCTACTCCTGCCAATTGGCAAGAAGGGGATAAGGCTGTTGTTTCTCCACCAAAAACCCAAGAAGAAGCAGCTAAACGTGCTCAAGAAGAAGGGATTGAATATATCGATTGGTATATATCAAAGAAAGACGTATAACCAATGTTATATAAACTCTAATAATGAAGGAGGCTATCATGAAGATAGCCTCCTTTTTTAGTCGTCTAGGAAATTATAAACGGGTTGAGCTTCTAGGATAACTTTGATAAGGTGATTTGGCCACGTCCAAATCCAGAACCCAGCGACTAGCAAACTTCCTGCCCCTCCTTACGATAAGTCAACATCGAATCGCTACCGCTCTCCGTGTTTCCTTTCGGCCTACACGACGTAGATTGGTTCGATGTTGCTGCATGATGCAGCGGTTTTAATCGAACTTCCTACAACGCATGTTTAGTAAAGTTTGTACGTCGCTAAACGGGCGCCCCGAGCTTTTGTTCTTGTGCTAGATTAATTGTTTATATAACGTTCAAATATAGCACCAAAATCTTTTTGGGTGTATTTTTCTTTGCTTTCTGCTAGCCAATTAAAGGCATGTTGATTGATTTGTTTAAATTCTTCAAATACCTTAGTGTCATTTCCATGAGTATGGTTTTGACTTAGAGCATTGGTCGCATAATCTA is a genomic window of Pontibacillus yanchengensis containing:
- a CDS encoding DUF421 domain-containing protein translates to MDIFLDLIKVVFRIATILPFMLLIGLFMGKRSIGELPVFDFLVILVLGSVVGADIADPEINHIHTVVAMIGIAILQKIIIHLKLKHRRVGKLLTFEPIVVIYNGKFIMENMKKISYSIDNVLQMLREKNVFHTEDVEMAIIEANGKMSLKLHPSKESVLREDLSIYKQGKNFELPVILDGEIQYDLLGWLDKSEEWLIQQLIALGEPNPELLFYVGFTQNQQLIISKKHQPTDQIPPIEH
- a CDS encoding peroxiredoxin encodes the protein METHTEEQKVNMPRIGDAAPQFSAATSQGNINLEDYKGKWVVLFSHPSDFTPVCTTEFVGFQDIYPELKQLNTELLGLSVDSVPSHIAWIRSIEENFDTKIEFPVIADLDKQVAMKYGMIMPGESQVETSRAVFVIDDKQKIRSIIYYPLTTGRNMQEILRLVKALQTTDEHGVSTPANWQEGDKAVVSPPKTQEEAAKRAQEEGIEYIDWYISKKDV